The genome window CTCGTCGCGGCGGAGCCAGGCCGCCAACAAGCGATGCGTCGGTTCCGCCTTCGGGCCGGCCATGATGGCCTGCTGAAACGCCGGGGAATAAACATGCTCCTTCACTTGGTTCAGCACCGGCTCGGGCAGCAGTACCTTCTCATCCGCCAAGACGAACAGAAAGGTAGCGATGCTTCCCAGGCCGACGTCGCGCGATTGCGCGCTGCCGGCCATGCTCGAGCGGCGAGCTTGCACCTGCCGCAATCGCATCGTCAACAGCTCTGGCAAACGCTCGGCGTCGCTGGCGAGCGTCTCGAGCAACTCGGGTTCGGCGCCGAGCATCTCGACATACAGGTCGCGCGCCGATTTGCCATCGCCAACGATCTGATGAAAGCTCTTCCAGCCGGGCACATCGCCGTCGCTGACTTCGTCCGTCGCCTCGGCAAAGCGACGCACGCGCTGGCGGAAGTCGAGTTCCAAAACGTCGGCCAGGATCCGTTGGCAGCGGCGCCGCACCTCGGCATCCGGAGAATCCAGTCCTTGGATCAGCGCGGCTTTGGCCTCAAGGCCAAGCCGGGCCAGACGCAGCGTGGCCGCCTCGCGGCGCTGAAAGCTCTCGTCGCCCAGTTGTCTCACCAGACCGGCCGGGTCGTCGGCCGGACCGCCCCTGATCGGATCCTCTGCCGCAAGCCGCGGCAGGGCCGGCCCGCCGCCGATCACGGCCGCGGCCAGTCCCCAGACAAACCACCGAATTCGACGCGGCCCGGACATGCAGCGGGTGGGCCCGTGGGCGGAGACAGGGTGATTAAACAGGCCGAGCTGAAGGCTCGACGCCCGGCTCGATTCTATCGCCACCCGCGAAAAGGCGTCCAGCAAATCCCCTGGCTTGCCGGATGCCCTGGAGTGGATTAAGATGCCGTCACTGGGATTTGCGGCCGCTTGCAGCCTCACTGCTAAAGTGCCATTGCTTGGGACCCACCTGGAACGGTTTGCCGCCTGAAGGCGGGGCAGTTCCGTAGCTCTGGTGGGTTGTACCGCGCAATCGAACTTTGATCAGACCAAGCCGCGACCGCACTTCGCTGCGCCGCGGTTTTTTTGTTGCCCGCGGCGAGTGCCCTGCCCTGCCAGCCGACGGGAATGTCGCATGAAAGTAGCCACCGAAACCGCCGCGGCCCGCGAGCCCGGCTTGTCGACCGTCGCCGTGCATGCCGGCGAAGCACGGCAAAAGCCCGGCGACGCGATGACGGACCCGATCTTCGTCACGGCGACGTACACCTTCGCCGATACGAAATCGATCGTCGATTTCATCGAGCAGAAGCAGCCGCGCGAAGAATACGGCCGCTACGGCAACCCCAGCGAAAAAGTCGTCGAACGCAAGCTCGCCGCGATCGAAGGCGGCGAGCTCGCACTGCTCTATTCGAGTGGCATGGCGGCCCTGGTCGGCCTGTTGATGGCCAAGTTGAACGCCGGCGACGAAATCATCTTTTTTGACGAATGTTATCACCGCAGCCGCGAGTTCTGCCTCAAGCACCTGGCGCGCTTCGGCGTGAAGACCCTTCAGGTGCGCACGGGCGATTACGACGCGATGGCGGCCGCGATCACGCCGCAGACCCGGCTGCTCGTCAGCGAATCGCCCACGAATCCGCACCTGAGCGTCGTCGACGTCGAGCGGTTTGCCGAACTGGGCCGGCGCCACGGCGTCGAGACACTGATCGACGCCACACTGGCGACGCCGTACAACCTGCGCCCGCTGGCGGCCGGCGTGGACTACGTCCTGCACTCGGCCACGAAGTACCTCGGCGGACACAACGACCTGCTGGCCGGGGCCATCATCGGCAGCGCCGAAAAGCTCGAAGACGTGCGGAAGTTGCGCGGCATCATGGGCGCCGTCAATTCGCCGCACAACATCTACCTGCTCGAACGTGGGTTGAAGACGTTCGAGCTGCGGATGCTGCGCCACAACGAAAACGGCCTGGCCGTGGCTCGCTTCTTGGCCGAACATCCGCGTGTCGAGCGCGTCTACTACCCAGGGCTGCCGTCGCATCCCGATCATGAAGTGGCGGTCCGCACCATGCGCGGCTTCGGCGGGCTTGTGACCTTCGAGGTCCGCGACGCCGATTGGCGCGCGACGGCCGCGGTGGTCGACGCCGTGCGAATTCCGCGGATTGGCCCCAGCCTGGGCGGCGTCGAATCGCTGATCGAACAGCCGCTCGTGATGAGCTATTTCGAGTGCACGCCCGAACAGCGCCGCCAGTACGGCATCTCCGACAACATGATCCGCCTGGCTTTGGGCATCGAGAACGCCGAGGATCTCGTGGCCGACCTGGCACAGGCTCTCGATCGCAGCTAGACCCGCATGCAATTCCGTACCCGCGCGATCCACGTCGGCCAGTCTCGCGATCCCGCGACAGGCGCGGTCGTGCCGCCGGTCTATCTGGCGACGACGTACGTGCAGCACGCGGCCGGAGAGTGGCGCGAATTCGACTATGCCCGTAGCGGTAATCCCACGCGCAAGGCCTTCGAAACGACGCTCGCCGATCTCGAAGGCGGCGTCGGAGGGCTGGCGATGGCCTCCGGCATGGCCGCGACGCACGCCGTGACGATGTTGCTGGAGCGCGGCGATCACATCGTGGCCGCCAGCGACATCTACGGCGGTACCTATCGGCTGCTGCACAAGATCGTCAACCGTGCCGGGATCGACGTCACGCTCGCCCCGGCCACCGATCTTGACGCGCTGCGCCGGGCATTTACGCCGCGGACCAAGTTGTTATGGGTGGAAACGCCCGGCAACCCACTTCTGTCGATCTGCGATCTCGCGGCCTGTGCCGACATCGCGCACCGCGCGGGGGCGATCTTGGCCGCCGACAACACGTTCGCGTCACCGGCCCTGACGCGCCCGCTCGAATCGGGTGCCGACATCGTGATGCACTCGGCCACGAAATATATCGGTGGTCATAGCGACGTGCTGGGCGGCGCTTTGGTCGTGCGCGATCCACAACTCTACGACCGCCTGTACTTCATCCAGAACGCGACCGGGGCGGTACTGTCGCCGCTCGACAGCTACCTGATGTCGCGCGGTTTGAAGACGCTCGAGCTGCGGATGCGTGAGCATTGCCGCTCGGCCGGGCGAATCGCCGAACACCTGGCGGCTCACCCGCTCGTTCGCCGCGTTTACTACCCGGGCCTAGCCAGCCATCCAGGACACGAGCTGGCTGCTCGGCAGATGCATGGCGGATTCGGCGCCATGCTTTCGTTCGAAGTGGCCGGCGATTTTGCCGCCGCCAAGCGCGTCTGTGAATCAACCCGACTGTTCCAGCTAGCGGTGAGCCTGGGAGCGGTCGAATCGCTGATCGAACAGCCGGCGGCGATGTCGCATGCCAGCTATGACCCCGCCGACCGCCTGGCCCACGGCATTCGCGACGAGCTGGTGCGGCTAAGCATCGGCCTCGAAGCCCCTGAAGATCTGATCGCCGATCTCGACCAGGCGCTCGCCCAGATTCGCTAGCGCCGATACTGCATCCGTCATCGGCATCGCCATCAGATGCTTCGCCAGCGGTGCCAGCGTGCAAGCGCGAATCTCGGTAGACTTTTCGGGTCGTTCAAAGTTTGACGAAAGTAACGCGCACGCAGACGTCGATACCTGGGCCGACCACTCATTCGCGATTCCGAGTTTCTCGGAATGGTCGACTTCCACGAGGTGTCCGTCATGCACCGTGCCTTACCGATTCGCCCCCTGTTGATCGCCGCGACGCTGGCGGTCGTGGGCCTTGCGAGCTTCGAACAAGCCCTGGCCCAGCATCCCCTGCCGGGCATGCCCGCCCCGCGGGTGCGAGGCCGCTATGTGCCTCGACCGCAGCGGTCCGATCCGCCGCCGCAGTACGGTGCACGGCAGCCGATGCCCCGTTCGCAAGCGACCTCGGCACCGAGCGGGCCGCCCAACCGGCCGACCCCGGCTGCGGCTGCCACGGGACCAACCGGCGGCGTCGAGCGGGCTTCGTATCAAACGATCAATCGCGGAACGGTAAATCGCGCAGAAAACCGCGTCGCCGCGAACGAGCGCGAGATATTCTACGACGATCCACAAGCGCCCCACGAGCAATTGCCTGCGCCGACAGCTCCCCAAGGCCAAGGGCCGCCGCAGGGTCCCATGCCGCAGGGCAACATGCAGTACGACATGCCTTACGATGGCGGCCCGTACCAGGGCGACTACATGCCTGAGGGTCCGGGCTGCGGTCCCAACGGCTGCGGCGGCGGTTACGACGACGGCTACGGGCCGGGCCCCGGCTGCGGCCCCGGTGGTTGCGGGGTCAACGTGCACGGCGGCTTTCAGTTCGGTCCGTGGTGGCAGCATGGCCCGGTGTTTGAGAATCTCACGCTCTATGCCGGCACCGAGGCCTTCAAGGCTCCGCCGGACAATGGCGCCAACGGCAACTTCGGCTTCCAGGAAGGGATCAACTACGGCGGCTGCGTGAGCAGCTTCATGGATTGGGGTTACCAGATCGGTGCCCAAGCCGTGCAGACCGACCTGTCGGGATACAACACCTTCGGCGTCAACACGTCGAGCGCCCGCAGCCAGGTGTTTGTCACGGCCGGCCTGTTTCGCCGCTTCCGCGGACCGGTCGGGTTCCAATGGGGTGTCGTCTACGACTACCTAAGCGACGATTACTACGTGCACGCCAACCTCGGCCAGATTCGCGGCGAGATCAGCTTCCGCGGCGGCTGGGGCAACGAGATCGGCTTCTGGTTCACAACCGGCGTGACCGACGACGACCAGCCTTTCTCGCAGGGAGCCTCGACGACCAGTGTGCTCGAGCACTGGGAAACCACTGACCTGTACGCCATTTTCTGGCGCCGCCAGTTCTGCTCCGGTGCAACTGCCCGAATCTGGGGTGGTGCGACGGGCAATTCCGACGGCTTGATCGGCGGCGAATTTGAAGTGCCCTTGTCGTGCAAGTGGTCGGTGTCGGCGATTGCCAACTACAAGATTCCCGGCAGCGACGAGAGCGCCAACGACGGGACCTTCGATTACCAGCACGAGGCGTGGGGCGTCGGCATGAACCTGATCTGGTACATCGGCGGCTCGGCGCAGTGCTCGCAGTGCAACCCGTTCAAGCCGCTGTTCAACGTGGCCAACAACGCCACGATGATGGTCGACCGCGAACGGTTCGACAACAACGATTAGTCGCGTGGGTGCGGTGGAAGCACACAGGCCCCATGAGTTCATGCGACTCATGAGGCCTGTGGTGTTTTACGAACCAGAGCCGGGCCACGCAGGTGGCCGGCGGC of Pirellulales bacterium contains these proteins:
- a CDS encoding PLP-dependent aspartate aminotransferase family protein, translated to MKVATETAAAREPGLSTVAVHAGEARQKPGDAMTDPIFVTATYTFADTKSIVDFIEQKQPREEYGRYGNPSEKVVERKLAAIEGGELALLYSSGMAALVGLLMAKLNAGDEIIFFDECYHRSREFCLKHLARFGVKTLQVRTGDYDAMAAAITPQTRLLVSESPTNPHLSVVDVERFAELGRRHGVETLIDATLATPYNLRPLAAGVDYVLHSATKYLGGHNDLLAGAIIGSAEKLEDVRKLRGIMGAVNSPHNIYLLERGLKTFELRMLRHNENGLAVARFLAEHPRVERVYYPGLPSHPDHEVAVRTMRGFGGLVTFEVRDADWRATAAVVDAVRIPRIGPSLGGVESLIEQPLVMSYFECTPEQRRQYGISDNMIRLALGIENAEDLVADLAQALDRS
- a CDS encoding PLP-dependent aspartate aminotransferase family protein, translated to MQFRTRAIHVGQSRDPATGAVVPPVYLATTYVQHAAGEWREFDYARSGNPTRKAFETTLADLEGGVGGLAMASGMAATHAVTMLLERGDHIVAASDIYGGTYRLLHKIVNRAGIDVTLAPATDLDALRRAFTPRTKLLWVETPGNPLLSICDLAACADIAHRAGAILAADNTFASPALTRPLESGADIVMHSATKYIGGHSDVLGGALVVRDPQLYDRLYFIQNATGAVLSPLDSYLMSRGLKTLELRMREHCRSAGRIAEHLAAHPLVRRVYYPGLASHPGHELAARQMHGGFGAMLSFEVAGDFAAAKRVCESTRLFQLAVSLGAVESLIEQPAAMSHASYDPADRLAHGIRDELVRLSIGLEAPEDLIADLDQALAQIR